The following proteins are encoded in a genomic region of Chelmon rostratus isolate fCheRos1 chromosome 3, fCheRos1.pri, whole genome shotgun sequence:
- the si:ch211-14k19.8 gene encoding mucin-5AC, with the protein MQLHACLLLLIITTDKTLSLSHHHCGGNVSLDQEPAGQINLTLPGRSADTNRLKAMSRQSDETLQASVCTWMVGLPLGRTVLLKLVRLGGGSSLSVRCLWKDEDQVLEIGGTALLSGCDRNKATLSWTGAGHSSSTIQLSYYVQEDERNSLEHHTNPHSDFVRWSQTGTSFKSTAPVGQEVVRGTEEGRGRVYEGLQWSSGPGSVSPPSSQDQGLLHPTSTLQGLTVAGRADRETLPLPEEEQNNRADTSGAAHLTDGPMSAGEGTHPYFQHVLSTVALFHTSRSANTETNSRYELPQTQMALKRATASSSNTILSTDAQKYTVSRTSKQSVSTQADSTVSSTSVPPLTSSPPELPSWTTWMSGTILGPRGGAVSGPPGKKQPHSWRNQRSTDRLNSDLTSAVTADPLKSPTEPQQGDSSSAHTNTEPTASSSSSQDPGSVHSSTNRTTGPDTADGPVEAASFHPNISGTDSFASAASDVMSQTSAFESSDKFKYTEMLHTFTSPTQSRTDSTESVTHTPPPYTSSQFPQTSKEETQTATQSTPRHFVYAHITTVSSSPDINKVDDWTFAGSSSAPRGLTLGDVVQNSAATGTTAATETYSLRPAYTVLHDHPSANAPTPLPHFSSSASSTASYTLQTHTTFSGSSHFAHTSSPLPSTAAEPAVHTPLIDHKATSIPSQTSTIKPSSSYTPHTQNHLPLPASTNVPATREHSHNYVTTTRIPLLSLTTSKSNYGREDKEVEEETEDEWFSTTTQAPTARPPGRPPPWTTPHPSQENHTALTLSVLTSVHTWSSTTSQTPKFYIVPDQPATIKVESIELLLQIIVEESGSAFTPGLEEDTTAWVEPYLQRAPGFSRLLGVWSSGHAVQSLVEFETSGALQWISMTGPTSLLERTGLAQAVREGRSFRSSKITNITVGGVQGDVCDWLLQCQAGYKCVSQPGTSNYSCSSVCLFDYCHHHGICTHHPGHLPVCRCLVGEDFWYMGQKCDVRMTRARLVGACLAILLIMVTVIAVLAFVAVRRYRAILIQAKVDQTRSSYRRFNHFDELSGRFWLRSWAGSADSLDNPAFTRSDELLHLRALDRPCCYHDDTLSLASTCPSHGTRINTIYPHSSQYGWRGSEMSMGDGVLDSGKASDLSVCSWPVEPIQWTPFPLLQQLASHRTPTVRMSRPRSYCEGMELVDLGKSWTA; encoded by the exons ATGCAGCTCCACGCCTGTCTGTTGCTTCTTATTATCACAACAG aTAAAACATTGTCCTTGTCGCACCACCACTGCGGTGGAAATGTCAGCCTGGACCAAGAGCCTGCCGGTCAGATCAATCTCACTTTACCTGGACGTTCTGCTGACACCAACAGACTCAAGGCCATGAGCCGCCAGTCTGATGAAACCCTACAGGCTTCAGTTTGCACTTGGATGGTTGGTCTTCCCCTGGGTCGGACGGTACTTTTAAAGTTAGTACGGTTGGGAGGTGGGTCGAGCTTGTCGGTGCGCTGTCTTTGGAAAGACGAAGATCAGGTCCTGGAGATAGGAGGGACGGCTCTGCTCTCCGGCTGTGATAGAAACAAAGCCACCCTGTCTTGGACAGGAGCAGGACACTCCTCGAGTACAATTCAGCTGTCCTATTATG TCCAGGAAGATGAGAGGAATTCCTTGGAGCACCACACCAACCCACATTCAGACTTTGTACGGTGGTCTCAGACAGGAACCAGCTTTAAAAGCACAGCTCCTGTTGGTCAAGAGGTGgtgagagggacagaagagGGCAGAGGTCGCGTCTACGAAGGTCTGCAGTGGAGTTCTGGGCCTGGCTCTgtgtctcctccctcctctcaggATCAGGGGCTGCTGCACCCCACCTCGACCCTGCAGGGACTCACCGTGGCTGGGAGAGCCGATAGGGAAACTCTCCCTCTTCCTGAGGAAGAGCAAAACAATAGAGCGGATACATCTGGAGCTGCTCACCTCACTGATGGTCCCATGTCTGCCGGAGAGGGAACACACCCCTATTTTCAGCATGTGCTCAGTACAGTCGCACTTTTTCACACATCACGCTCAgccaacacagaaacaaactctCGCTACGAGCTCCCTCAAACCCAGATGGCGCTGAAACGTGCAACAGCCAGTAGCTCTAACACCATTCTTAGCACAGATGCACAGAAATATACAGTCAGTCGGACATCTAAACAATCTGTAAGCACACAAGCTGACTCCACTGTGTCCAGCACCAGCGTCCCACCTCTCACTTCTTCTCCCCCTGAGCTGCCTTCCTGGACGACCTGGATGAGTGGTACCATCCTGGGCCCACGTGGTGGAGCTGTTAGTGGGCCACCTGGTAAAAAACAGCCTCATTCCTGGAGGAACCAGCGAAGCACAGACCGACTTAACTCTGATCTGACCTCCGCCGTCACAGCTGACCCTTTAAAATCCCCCACCGAACCACAGCAGGGTGACTCAAGCAGTGCACACACTAATACTGAACCCACTgcgtcatcatcatcctcacagGACCCCGGCAGCGTTCATTCATCCACCAACCGCACCACAGGGCCTGACACTGCTGATGGTCCTGTGGAGGCTGCATCATTTCATCCAAACATTAGTGGAACTGACTCATTTGCATCTGCTGCATCAGATGTTATGAGTCAAACCTCTGCATTTGAGTCCTCCGACAAATTTAAATACACAGAGATGCTTCACACTTTCACTTCCCCCACACAGAGTCgaacagacagcacagagagcGTCACACACACGCCACCTCCTTACACCTCTTCCCAATTCCCACAGACAAGCAAAGAGGAGACTCAAACAGCAACTCAAAGTACACCAAGACATTTTGTTTATGCACACATTACTACTGTCTCCTCCTCGCCAGACATTAACAAAGTCGACGATTGGACATTCGCAGGTTCGTCTTCTGCACCCAGAGGACTGACATTGGGAGATGTAGTCCAGAACTCAGCTGCCACAGGAACCACTGCTGCCACTGAAACTTACTCACTGCGTCCCGCTTACACAGTCTTACATGACCACCCATCCGCAAATGCACcgactcctcttcctcatttctcATCCAGCGCATCCTCTACAGCTTCATACACACTCCAGACACACACTACATTCTCTGGTAGCTCACATTTCGCCCACACATCATCGCCTTTGCCCTCCACTGCCGCTGAACCCGCTGTACACACACCCCTCATCGACCACAAAGCCACGTCCATACCCTCACAAACATCGACAATCAAACCTTCATCTTCCTACACACCTCATACACAAAACCACCTGCCTTTGCCAGCTTCCACAAATGTCCCAGCTACACGTGAACACTCCCACAATTATGTTACTACTACACGAATTCCTCTGCTCTCACTCACAACTTCAAAATCAAATTATGGACGTGAAGATAAAGAggtagaagaagaaacagaggacGAGTGGTTCAGCACCACCACGCAAGCTCCCACAGCCAGACCTCCAGGGAGACCTCCACCCTGGACAACTCCACATCCCAGCCAGGAGAACCATACTGCACTCACACTTTCTGTTCTAACCTCTGTACACACCTGGAGCTCCACAACTAGTCAGACACCCAAGTTCTACATTGTGCCAGACCAGCCTGCAACCATCAAAG TTGAGTCaattgagctgctgctgcagatcatTGTAGAAGAATCTGGATCAGCTTTTACTCCTGGCTTGGAGGAGGACACCACTGCCTGG GTGGAGCCGTACCTGCAGAGAGCCCCGGGGTTCAGCAGGCTGCTGGGAGTCTGGAGCAG TGGCCATGCAGTGCAGAGTCTGGTGGAGTTTGAAACCAGCGGGGCTCTGCAGTGGATCAGCATGACTGGACCCACATCACTGTTGGAACGAACAGGACTGGCTCAAGCTGTGCGCGAGGGGAGAAGCTTCAGATCATCCAAGATCACCAACATCACAGTGGGAG GTGTGCAGGGTGATGTGTGTGACTGGTTACTGCAGTGCCAAGCAGGCTACAAGTGTGTGTCCCAGCCTGGCACTTCAAACTATAGCTGCTCTTCTGTTTGCCTCTTTGACTACTGCCACCACCACGGCATCTGTACACACCACCCAGGCCACCTTCCAGTTTGCCG CTGCCTTGTAGGAGAGGACTTCTGGTACATGGGTCAGAAGTGTGACGTGAGGATGACTCGAGCGAGGCTCGTGGGCGCATGTCTTGCCATCTTACTCATCATGGTGACAGTGATTGCCGTTTTGGCCTTTGTGGCAGTGAGACGCTACCGAGCCATTCTGATCCAGGCCAAAGTAGATCAGACTCGGAGCAG ctatCGCAGGTTCAACCATTTTGATGAGCTGTCAGGACGGTTCTGGTTGCGTTCGTGGGCAGGATCAGCAGACTCGCTAGATAATCCTGCCTTTACACGCTCCGATGAGCTACTGCACCTGCGGGCGCTCGACCGCCCCTGCTGTTACCACGACGACACGCTATCACTAGCTTCCACCTGCCCCAGCCATGGAACACGCATCAATACAATCTACCCCCACag CTCTCAGTATGGATGGAGGGGAAGCGAGATGAGCATGGGGGATGGAGTGTTGGACTCGGGGAAGGCCAGTGACCTCTCTGTCTGTAGCTGGCCTGTGGAACCCATTCAGTGGACCCCCTTCCCACTTCTGCAGCAACTGGCCTCTCACAGGACACCGACA GTGAGGATGTCAAGACCACGCTCCTACTGTGAGGGCATGGAGCTGGTCGACCTGGGGAAGAGCTGGACCGCTTGA